The Metamycoplasma gateae genome window below encodes:
- a CDS encoding ECF transporter S component yields MNPKLPGGLGHYLQWLRAQTNISFKKWNPKRIAFVGVLIAISVVFFLISVRILPISALPTFKFSFIGLPIKITGFIFGPIVGMITGVLADFISFALVPTYYNFLYTLAVAVAGFVPGLAAYYFFNINELFFSRNYRIFKFKQIIEFFKIQFAEALAKGNSEDLQYFSERIAFYEVKTILLETKKKPTAMINFSFISTIIFLAIQILLIMAIFLKLDDSIFEHNRFIKNRTFYMLLTTSGFMGMILFVVIYRLFLRKRFQTFIEVMAIITFCAVLELANTVLLAWADTSTLKTDFWVNFTGQTLTSPIKIFFNLAIILATYKVVASLVKSKEGDRF; encoded by the coding sequence ATGAATCCAAAATTACCAGGAGGTTTAGGGCACTATTTGCAGTGACTTAGAGCTCAAACAAATATTTCCTTTAAAAAATGAAACCCAAAAAGAATTGCCTTTGTGGGTGTTTTAATTGCTATTTCAGTAGTTTTCTTCTTAATTTCAGTAAGAATTTTGCCAATAAGCGCATTGCCAACTTTTAAATTTAGCTTTATTGGATTACCGATTAAAATTACAGGATTTATCTTTGGTCCAATCGTTGGAATGATAACTGGAGTGCTAGCTGATTTTATCTCTTTTGCTTTAGTTCCTACTTATTATAACTTTTTATATACTCTTGCCGTTGCCGTTGCTGGCTTTGTCCCCGGTTTAGCTGCATATTATTTCTTCAACATCAATGAGTTATTTTTCTCAAGAAATTACAGAATTTTTAAATTTAAACAAATAATTGAATTTTTTAAAATCCAGTTTGCAGAAGCTTTAGCAAAAGGTAATTCAGAAGATTTACAGTATTTTTCAGAAAGAATTGCTTTTTATGAAGTTAAAACTATATTATTAGAAACTAAGAAAAAACCAACAGCGATGATAAATTTTTCTTTTATATCAACGATTATTTTCTTAGCAATTCAAATACTTTTAATAATGGCGATATTTTTAAAATTAGACGATTCTATTTTTGAACACAACCGTTTTATTAAAAATAGAACATTCTATATGTTATTAACAACATCTGGTTTTATGGGGATGATTTTATTTGTTGTTATATATCGTTTATTTTTAAGAAAAAGGTTCCAAACATTTATAGAGGTCATGGCAATAATAACGTTCTGCGCAGTATTGGAACTCGCAAACACAGTATTATTAGCATGAGCTGATACATCAACCTTAAAAACTGATTTTTGAGTCAACTTCACTGGTCAAACCTTAACTAGCCCTATTAAAATATTTTTCAACTTAGCAATTATTTTAGCTACCTATAAGGTTGTTGCTTCTTTAGTTAAATCAAAGGAAGGTGACAGATTCTAA
- a CDS encoding YihY/virulence factor BrkB family protein yields the protein MKKKNKDILKTGWDKDDEDKKNKERSTSFASKQIVKNRQKQNIVEKIIKAIIYGILFIAIPNYLKSSKVKGQEIVKSTYSKINSNEFAFVPSGYAMYLFLSFIPTLGLVIGIIGAINPEFEIIIKVMILGQLIPGIEDVMPAFNDIWKSAGGTIAFIFLTISILWISSKGYSKFILSFDALYEHKSLNGIWKIRVKGFLTSIIITFSLTILLLVISSFLNFILKNVFSISVNDKTTLKSLPWEFQLIFWLPTILFLPIITYIAFLFFFKFAPNFRIKFSHVSPGALVVSIPTSLYIIFFGSLTSLIDYNKFGVVASFMYIILLLSVMTYFIYTGVIVNSSFYKTFINLPIMQKSKWFSHKY from the coding sequence ATGAAGAAAAAAAATAAGGATATTTTAAAAACTGGTTGAGACAAGGATGATGAAGACAAAAAAAATAAAGAACGATCAACATCTTTTGCTTCTAAACAAATAGTTAAAAATAGGCAAAAACAAAATATAGTCGAAAAAATAATTAAAGCAATAATTTATGGAATCTTATTTATTGCTATTCCTAATTATTTAAAAAGTTCTAAGGTCAAGGGACAAGAGATTGTAAAATCAACATATTCTAAAATTAATTCTAATGAATTTGCTTTTGTGCCTTCGGGATATGCAATGTATTTATTTTTATCATTCATTCCTACTTTAGGATTAGTTATAGGTATTATTGGCGCAATTAACCCTGAGTTTGAAATTATAATTAAGGTTATGATTTTAGGGCAGTTAATACCTGGAATTGAGGATGTAATGCCTGCCTTCAACGATATTTGAAAAAGTGCGGGTGGAACGATAGCTTTTATTTTTCTTACAATTTCAATTCTTTGAATTTCTTCAAAGGGATATAGTAAATTTATTCTTTCTTTTGACGCCTTATATGAACATAAATCATTAAATGGAATTTGAAAAATAAGAGTAAAAGGATTTTTAACAAGTATAATCATAACTTTTTCTTTAACAATTCTTTTACTAGTTATTTCTTCATTCTTAAACTTTATTTTAAAAAATGTTTTTTCAATATCGGTTAATGATAAGACGACACTAAAAAGTTTGCCGTGAGAGTTTCAATTAATTTTTTGACTTCCAACAATATTATTTTTACCAATAATAACTTATATAGCATTTTTATTTTTCTTCAAATTTGCACCTAATTTCAGAATTAAATTTTCGCATGTTAGCCCAGGCGCATTGGTAGTTTCAATACCTACTTCGCTATATATTATATTTTTTGGCTCACTGACGTCGTTAATTGACTATAATAAATTTGGAGTAGTTGCCTCATTTATGTACATTATTTTACTTTTAAGTGTTATGACGTATTTTATATACACAGGTGTAATTGTTAATTCGAGTTTTTATAAAACATTTATTAATTTACCAATAATGCAAAAAAGTAAATGATTTAGCCACAAATATTAA
- the gatB gene encoding Asp-tRNA(Asn)/Glu-tRNA(Gln) amidotransferase subunit GatB, with the protein MNNNWELVIGIEIHLELNTKTKMFSSQPNQYTSIPNIYVSNIDLAYPGTLPIVNKQAIIKGIKLAKALNMEIDPNIRFDRKNYFYPDLTKGYQITQQFNPIGKKGTIKIKVDGIWKDINIERIHLEEDTAKSLHEGDHTFLNYNRSGVPLIEIVSNPVIHSAKEAVAYVEAIKQTALALNISDAKMNEGSLRVDLNISVRKVGTSDLNTRIEVKNLNSTSNIEKAIKYEFEYQTNCYENNKTFEQETKRFDESKNITVSMRSKTDAIDYKYFPEPNIPYIELSKELIDSVQIEELPYEKEKRYIENNLNNVQISQLIDNIEYSKFLDDLKTKDFKKTVNIFFSDIVSFLNLNQKTISDQKWDINEMSKLINWVIDGKINKNNIKNILRLHDENGTLSFEEIVNQNNFFVKEIQISLGDVVAQIFVENPTLENEFTINYNRAIKFLTGQVMKKTGGKANILELNNMIKEKYEEKK; encoded by the coding sequence ATGAATAATAATTGAGAATTAGTAATTGGAATTGAAATTCATCTTGAGTTAAATACCAAAACTAAGATGTTTTCTTCACAACCCAATCAATATACTTCTATACCCAATATATATGTTTCAAATATCGATTTAGCATATCCTGGTACTTTACCTATTGTTAATAAACAAGCTATTATAAAAGGTATAAAATTAGCAAAAGCTTTAAATATGGAAATAGATCCAAACATTAGATTTGACAGAAAAAACTATTTTTATCCAGACCTAACTAAGGGATATCAAATAACACAACAGTTTAACCCGATTGGAAAAAAAGGAACTATTAAAATAAAAGTTGATGGTATTTGAAAAGATATTAATATTGAAAGAATACACCTGGAAGAAGATACTGCAAAATCTTTGCATGAGGGTGATCACACTTTTTTAAATTACAATCGTTCAGGAGTTCCGTTAATTGAGATTGTTTCAAACCCAGTAATTCATTCAGCAAAAGAGGCCGTTGCATACGTTGAAGCAATTAAGCAAACTGCATTAGCATTAAATATATCTGATGCAAAAATGAATGAGGGAAGTTTAAGAGTTGATTTAAATATTTCTGTAAGAAAAGTAGGTACTAGCGATCTTAATACTAGAATTGAAGTAAAAAATTTAAACTCAACATCAAACATTGAAAAAGCAATAAAATATGAATTTGAATATCAAACTAATTGTTATGAAAATAATAAAACTTTCGAACAAGAAACAAAAAGGTTTGATGAAAGCAAAAACATAACTGTTTCAATGCGTTCTAAAACTGATGCTATTGATTACAAGTATTTTCCAGAACCTAATATTCCATATATTGAACTATCAAAAGAATTAATTGATAGTGTTCAAATTGAGGAATTACCATATGAGAAGGAAAAAAGATATATTGAAAATAATTTGAATAATGTTCAAATATCTCAATTAATTGATAACATCGAATATTCAAAATTTTTAGATGATTTAAAAACGAAAGATTTCAAAAAGACTGTAAATATATTCTTTTCAGATATTGTATCTTTTTTAAATTTAAATCAAAAAACAATAAGTGACCAAAAATGAGACATCAATGAAATGTCAAAATTAATTAATTGAGTTATTGATGGAAAAATAAACAAGAATAATATCAAAAACATTTTAAGACTTCACGATGAAAATGGAACATTATCATTTGAAGAAATAGTTAATCAAAATAACTTTTTTGTTAAAGAAATACAAATTTCTCTTGGAGATGTTGTTGCACAAATTTTTGTTGAAAATCCAACCTTAGAAAATGAATTTACAATTAACTATAATAGAGCAATAAAATTTTTAACTGGACAAGTTATGAAAAAAACAGGTGGAAAAGCAAATATCCTTGAACTAAATAATATGATTAAGGAAAAATATGAAGAAAAAAAATAA
- a CDS encoding amidase family protein has translation MSNKDIKKIISKLSSDSNNAISYVFSDAKLKNDGLLKNTVFTIKDNYADKDVICRGSSLFLSNFKPQYKATVIKLLEENGSTCVARTNLDEFGLGGSGEYSAYGLVRNPLNFNHLVGGSSSGAAASFDSDIDFAIGSDTGDSVRKPASNIGEIGFKPSYGAISRYGLFAFASSLDTVAYFTHTVNDLIKLSSILYKQDLKNDLTSIDLSFNYQKIKENKPKKVAYLDCFDKLNPSIAKSYKQFLKKLSDDGIELIKVEENIKMLNSIDVIYKVIAFSEASSNLSNLTGVSFGQREEEKDWSETFKKSRTKYLGKMVQSRLILGSFFLKEENQLRYFVKAKKMRRVLVEYFESIHDIADVFIYPASNDVAPEVDKKPKYKSYLDYILTYSNLVGNPSLSIKLGIDEQTNLPFNIAFDVKRNKDIELFEYSLYFEKKLKEFHE, from the coding sequence ATGAGTAATAAAGATATTAAAAAAATAATTTCTAAGTTATCATCCGATTCTAATAATGCTATTTCTTATGTTTTTAGTGATGCAAAATTAAAAAATGATGGATTATTAAAAAATACTGTTTTTACCATAAAAGACAATTATGCAGATAAAGATGTTATATGTAGAGGTTCAAGCCTTTTTCTTTCAAATTTTAAACCACAATACAAAGCAACAGTCATCAAATTACTAGAAGAAAATGGATCAACTTGTGTTGCACGAACTAACTTAGATGAATTCGGATTAGGTGGATCAGGTGAATATTCAGCTTATGGTCTTGTAAGAAATCCGTTAAATTTTAATCACCTTGTTGGCGGTTCTTCTTCGGGGGCAGCTGCAAGTTTTGATTCTGATATTGATTTTGCAATCGGTTCAGATACGGGAGACTCAGTTAGAAAACCAGCTTCAAATATTGGTGAAATTGGTTTTAAACCTTCTTATGGTGCGATAAGTAGGTATGGATTATTTGCGTTTGCTTCATCACTAGATACAGTTGCTTATTTCACACATACAGTAAATGATTTAATTAAACTTTCTTCAATTTTATATAAACAAGATTTAAAAAATGATTTAACCTCTATAGATTTAAGTTTTAACTATCAAAAAATAAAAGAAAACAAACCAAAAAAAGTTGCATATTTAGATTGCTTTGATAAATTAAATCCGTCAATTGCTAAATCTTATAAACAATTTTTAAAGAAATTATCTGATGACGGCATTGAACTAATAAAGGTTGAAGAAAATATAAAAATGCTAAATTCTATTGATGTAATTTATAAAGTAATTGCATTTTCAGAAGCTTCATCAAATCTTTCAAACTTAACAGGTGTTTCGTTTGGACAAAGAGAAGAAGAAAAAGATTGAAGTGAAACCTTTAAAAAATCAAGAACAAAATATTTAGGCAAAATGGTTCAATCAAGATTAATATTAGGTTCATTTTTTCTAAAAGAAGAAAATCAATTAAGATACTTTGTAAAAGCAAAAAAAATGCGTCGTGTTTTGGTGGAATATTTTGAATCTATTCATGATATTGCAGACGTTTTTATATATCCTGCATCAAATGATGTTGCTCCTGAGGTTGATAAAAAACCAAAATATAAATCATATTTAGATTATATTTTAACTTATTCTAACTTAGTTGGAAATCCCTCATTAAGCATAAAACTAGGTATAGACGAACAAACTAATCTTCCGTTTAATATTGCGTTTGATGTTAAAAGAAACAAAGATATCGAATTATTTGAATATTCATTATATTTCGAAAAGAAATTAAAGGAGTTTCATGAATAA
- a CDS encoding glutamyl-tRNA amidotransferase, translating to MFKHDFKKIANNLLLEPSTEVLEITQNLLSSIDEQLNDLDQLNLDNVKALSHINELKIPFDKLRDDVENNDTKISKQNILENAFDKNEEMVVMKRVVNE from the coding sequence ATGTTTAAACACGATTTTAAAAAAATAGCTAATAACTTACTATTAGAGCCATCTACAGAAGTTTTAGAAATAACTCAAAATTTATTATCTTCTATTGATGAACAGCTTAATGACTTAGATCAATTAAATTTAGATAATGTAAAAGCTCTTTCACATATTAATGAACTAAAAATACCATTTGATAAATTAAGAGACGATGTTGAAAACAATGATACAAAAATATCAAAACAAAATATTTTGGAAAACGCTTTTGATAAAAATGAGGAAATGGTTGTAATGAAGAGGGTTGTCAATGAGTAA
- a CDS encoding pseudouridine synthase family protein produces the protein MNKFKAKKDDVGRILYKYLIKVCDNVPKSRIERIFREKDVKVNGIRTNDKQYKLQLGDEIVVYGIKEVAKPEKRNTSNINFKVIYEDKNLLIVDKAVNIAMHSEENCLDDQIHKYLNFKKTSSFVPASIGRIDKKTSGLVVYAKNYKTLVVFDEYQKHFEKVYQFVADFNQEKLDITVRLEKDIKNEKMKVNPDFGIKARTILYKEGNRSYAQIITGKKHQIRATLEYLKSPILGDVKYGGKRAKRMYLHSYSVKFLNLPKEFEEYNEQIFISQPRW, from the coding sequence ATGAATAAATTCAAAGCCAAAAAAGACGATGTTGGTCGGATTCTTTATAAATATTTGATTAAGGTTTGTGATAATGTTCCTAAGTCAAGAATTGAACGAATTTTTAGAGAAAAAGATGTAAAAGTAAACGGGATTAGAACTAATGATAAGCAATACAAGTTGCAATTAGGTGATGAAATTGTTGTTTATGGAATTAAAGAAGTTGCAAAACCAGAAAAAAGAAATACATCTAATATAAATTTTAAAGTCATCTATGAAGATAAAAATTTATTAATAGTAGATAAAGCTGTAAATATTGCTATGCATTCCGAAGAAAATTGCTTAGATGATCAAATTCATAAATATTTAAATTTTAAAAAAACTTCTTCTTTTGTTCCTGCTTCAATAGGAAGAATTGATAAAAAAACTAGTGGATTAGTAGTTTATGCTAAAAACTATAAAACATTGGTCGTTTTTGATGAATACCAAAAACATTTTGAAAAAGTTTATCAATTTGTTGCTGATTTTAATCAGGAAAAACTAGATATAACTGTTAGATTAGAAAAAGATATTAAAAATGAAAAAATGAAGGTTAATCCAGATTTTGGTATAAAAGCAAGAACAATTCTTTATAAAGAAGGTAATAGAAGTTATGCTCAAATCATTACCGGGAAGAAACATCAAATTAGAGCTACTCTTGAATATCTAAAATCTCCAATTTTAGGAGATGTTAAATACGGTGGAAAAAGAGCTAAAAGAATGTACTTACATTCATATTCTGTGAAATTTTTGAATCTTCCAAAAGAATTTGAAGAGTACAATGAACAAATTTTCATTTCTCAACCAAGATGATAA
- the scpB gene encoding SMC-Scp complex subunit ScpB — MKNKIIEALLFIQGSEGLSSEQVKDIFKLNTIQEGRKILKDFKTFFNNQDRGIKVHEFNDVYKFLTIETVKDYISELVTIVRKQRLSNAAIEVAGIVAYKQPVTRSIISNIRGVVSDGIVASLLEKGIIEEVGVAQTPGNPILYGITNKFYDYFKIKTLAELPPFPEFSRYSDVDEEIIDKDFNLFDSQRSDTNNDGIFLEEENFNE, encoded by the coding sequence ATGAAGAATAAAATTATCGAAGCATTATTATTTATACAAGGAAGCGAAGGATTAAGTTCTGAACAAGTTAAGGATATTTTTAAACTAAATACAATTCAAGAAGGAAGAAAAATATTAAAAGATTTCAAAACGTTTTTTAATAATCAAGATCGTGGTATCAAGGTTCATGAATTTAATGATGTTTATAAATTTTTAACAATCGAGACTGTTAAGGATTATATTTCTGAACTTGTTACAATTGTAAGAAAACAAAGATTATCAAATGCTGCAATTGAAGTTGCTGGAATAGTTGCATATAAACAACCTGTTACTCGTTCAATAATCTCAAACATTCGCGGTGTAGTAAGTGATGGTATTGTCGCCAGTTTATTAGAAAAAGGAATTATTGAAGAAGTTGGTGTTGCACAAACTCCTGGCAATCCAATACTTTATGGTATAACAAATAAATTTTATGACTACTTTAAGATTAAAACACTAGCTGAATTACCACCATTCCCTGAATTTAGTCGTTATTCAGATGTTGATGAAGAAATTATTGATAAAGATTTTAATTTATTCGATTCACAAAGAAGTGATACAAATAATGATGGTATCTTTTTAGAAGAGGAGAATTTTAATGAATAA
- a CDS encoding segregation/condensation protein A: MSKITKPIVNEISFEENEEQIKNEESDRHIFRLSNFDGPLDLLVTLIRDKNISIFEVDLFELATQYLEIIKNIKSYEIDVASEYLVMASTLLQLKARMLLQDPEAEEEIKQEKKRLLEQIAEYEKFKEISVLLKEREEKRQYLYSKNPEETDEFIKEVDHSVLDGHSNSSKLVITLRKMFERTYSELIRNVTISTISVSPEEQKERIKKLFKFKNELSFQEIFSVPTMGHFVITLLAVLDLARQQIVILEQVEDEGIITFKKGIEYEE; the protein is encoded by the coding sequence ATGAGTAAAATTACTAAACCAATTGTTAATGAGATTTCGTTTGAAGAAAATGAAGAACAAATAAAAAACGAAGAAAGCGATAGACATATTTTTAGATTATCAAATTTTGATGGACCACTTGATTTATTAGTTACATTAATACGTGATAAGAATATCAGTATTTTTGAAGTCGATCTTTTTGAATTAGCAACTCAATACTTAGAAATAATAAAAAACATTAAGTCTTACGAAATTGATGTAGCTTCTGAATATTTAGTAATGGCATCAACCTTGCTACAACTTAAAGCAAGAATGTTGTTGCAAGATCCTGAAGCAGAAGAAGAAATAAAGCAAGAAAAGAAAAGATTGCTTGAACAAATTGCTGAATATGAAAAATTTAAAGAAATTTCTGTCTTGTTAAAGGAACGAGAAGAAAAAAGACAATACTTATATTCAAAAAATCCAGAAGAAACCGATGAATTCATAAAAGAAGTGGATCATAGTGTCTTAGATGGTCATTCGAATAGCTCAAAATTAGTTATTACATTAAGAAAAATGTTTGAAAGAACATATTCAGAACTTATTAGAAATGTAACAATTTCTACAATATCAGTCAGCCCAGAAGAACAAAAAGAAAGAATAAAAAAATTATTTAAATTTAAAAATGAATTGTCTTTTCAAGAAATTTTTAGTGTGCCAACAATGGGACATTTTGTTATTACATTATTAGCTGTTTTGGATTTGGCAAGACAGCAAATTGTAATATTAGAACAAGTTGAAGACGAAGGTATAATAACATTTAAAAAAGGAATAGAATATGAAGAATAA
- a CDS encoding lysophospholipid acyltransferase family protein, whose product MKLKTRKFFRFLPLLHNYTKLLAKARRNRNMPEYYKPGEKQYFLQKYGSNILRHLNVEVKVEGFDNIPSGPCFLTPNHSTYLDPLIIISALWNHGDGQRRSRSSNFVAREEAKKKKSIYKIGQLIDTFYINANKPKEALAILKEFGQHVKKNQTCGVIFPEGTRTRDGKLGNFNSGVFLTAQSTYIPLVPVTINNAANALDSNRNGKLVVTVKFHQAIKPQQFQTLDKKDFATWVQQIVASDYIDQIITSKETLKNKYTKRN is encoded by the coding sequence ATGAAATTAAAGACAAGAAAATTTTTTAGATTTTTACCATTATTACATAACTACACAAAATTGCTTGCAAAAGCAAGACGTAACAGAAATATGCCTGAATATTACAAACCAGGTGAAAAACAATACTTTTTACAAAAATATGGTTCAAATATTTTAAGACATTTAAATGTCGAAGTTAAAGTAGAAGGTTTTGATAATATTCCTAGTGGTCCTTGTTTCTTAACACCAAATCATTCAACATATTTAGATCCATTAATTATTATTTCAGCTTTATGAAATCATGGTGATGGACAAAGAAGATCTAGATCTTCAAATTTTGTAGCTCGTGAAGAAGCTAAAAAGAAAAAATCTATTTACAAAATCGGACAATTAATTGATACATTTTATATAAACGCAAATAAACCTAAGGAAGCTTTAGCAATATTAAAAGAATTTGGACAACATGTTAAGAAGAATCAAACTTGTGGTGTTATATTTCCTGAAGGAACAAGAACTAGAGATGGAAAATTAGGTAATTTTAACTCTGGTGTATTTTTAACAGCTCAATCAACATATATTCCTTTAGTACCAGTAACAATAAATAACGCAGCCAATGCCTTAGATTCTAATAGAAATGGCAAATTAGTTGTTACTGTTAAATTCCATCAGGCAATTAAACCTCAACAATTCCAAACATTAGATAAAAAAGACTTTGCAACCTGAGTGCAACAAATTGTGGCATCTGATTATATTGATCAAATAATCACTTCAAAAGAAACATTAAAAAATAAATATACAAAAAGAAACTAA
- a CDS encoding 4'-phosphopantetheinyl transferase superfamily protein has product MISVDLTKIKRFKKLKDSAIQKILHPTEIIEFNKLSKDKKPIYLATRWSLKECIFKVDNNFFEFRKILIKKNESGKYIFNDFQLSTTNEDGYIVAVAFKS; this is encoded by the coding sequence ATGATTTCAGTTGATCTTACTAAAATTAAGAGATTTAAAAAACTTAAGGATTCTGCTATTCAAAAAATATTGCATCCAACTGAAATTATTGAATTTAATAAATTAAGCAAAGATAAAAAGCCGATTTATTTAGCGACTAGATGAAGTTTGAAGGAATGTATTTTTAAGGTTGATAATAATTTCTTTGAATTTAGAAAAATACTTATTAAAAAAAATGAGAGCGGTAAATATATATTTAATGATTTTCAGCTATCAACTACAAACGAAGATGGATATATTGTAGCTGTTGCATTTAAGTCATAA
- a CDS encoding C1 family peptidase, producing the protein MNNMNELNINIIDKFEENYESDLSNKVIESAIFKNGLKQSSLNNEVVKKHNFVFSHETKVGNITNQKQSGRCWIFAGLNSIRIKLMQTFNTDSIELSQNYLHFFDKLEKANFYLNWVENHGLELENEDRLFRHFNASPISDGGYWEFFVNLVKKYGIVTKEAMNESFSSESTGDMVTQINWRLKAYTAKMRKEFAISKDKKQISLLKEKALEDVYNILVKSLGKPPKKFKFEFMDKDKKYVSLDEMSPTDFYNKYLSEFVESKVDLVSDPRNKFEHNSIIQAPLCNNMVGGNPLTMINVDIEVMKDVMIKQIKSGEAVWFGCDVSTFSNKDGILDSNLFNFDLTLTKTPDFSKAEKFESRASVIAHAMNMVGVNLDKNNKAINWKVENSWGSDIGHKGFWSMSDQWFTDYNYMAIVDKKFLPKEVLEAFNKPISTITPFDPLCDE; encoded by the coding sequence ATGAATAATATGAATGAATTAAATATAAATATAATAGATAAATTCGAAGAAAACTATGAAAGTGATCTTTCAAACAAAGTAATAGAATCTGCTATTTTTAAAAATGGATTAAAACAAAGTTCTTTAAATAATGAAGTTGTTAAGAAACATAATTTTGTTTTTTCACATGAAACAAAAGTTGGAAATATAACTAATCAAAAACAAAGCGGTAGATGTTGAATATTTGCGGGTCTAAATTCTATTAGAATCAAACTTATGCAAACCTTTAATACTGATTCTATCGAATTATCACAAAATTATCTTCATTTTTTTGATAAACTTGAAAAAGCTAATTTTTACTTAAATTGAGTTGAAAACCACGGATTAGAACTAGAAAATGAAGACAGATTATTTAGACATTTTAATGCAAGTCCAATTTCTGATGGTGGATATTGAGAATTTTTTGTAAATTTAGTTAAAAAATATGGAATCGTTACAAAAGAAGCAATGAATGAATCGTTCAGTTCTGAATCAACAGGTGATATGGTAACTCAAATTAACTGAAGATTAAAGGCTTATACAGCTAAAATGAGAAAAGAATTTGCAATTTCAAAAGACAAAAAGCAAATCAGTTTATTGAAAGAAAAAGCATTAGAAGATGTTTATAACATTTTGGTAAAATCACTTGGTAAGCCTCCTAAAAAATTCAAATTCGAATTTATGGATAAGGATAAAAAATATGTTTCATTAGATGAAATGAGCCCAACTGATTTTTACAATAAATACTTGAGTGAATTTGTTGAATCAAAAGTTGACCTAGTGTCAGATCCGAGAAATAAATTTGAACATAATTCAATTATTCAAGCTCCATTATGCAATAATATGGTCGGTGGAAATCCATTAACAATGATTAATGTTGATATTGAAGTTATGAAAGATGTGATGATTAAACAAATTAAATCAGGTGAAGCTGTTTGATTTGGTTGTGATGTTTCTACTTTTTCAAATAAAGATGGTATCTTAGATTCAAATTTATTTAATTTTGATCTTACCTTGACAAAAACTCCAGATTTTTCAAAAGCAGAAAAATTTGAATCTAGAGCTTCAGTTATTGCTCACGCAATGAACATGGTCGGTGTAAATTTAGATAAAAATAATAAAGCTATAAATTGAAAAGTAGAAAATAGTTGAGGTAGCGATATTGGTCATAAAGGTTTTTGATCAATGAGCGATCAATGATTTACGGATTATAATTACATGGCTATTGTCGATAAAAAATTCTTGCCTAAAGAAGTATTGGAAGCATTTAATAAACCAATTTCAACAATCACTCCTTTTGATCCTTTGTGTGATGAATAA
- a CDS encoding potassium channel family protein yields the protein MKLFRKVREICVIGIGRFGQAIVQKLLSDRNSNIRLVLIDQDEKHLLQFKDEVDSIYIADCADRKTLESLNVKEFDVVIVATSNNIEIVAALSEIGVKTVIARASNSRHSRVLRQIGVTWIVSPEEETGKKTAILVSDNAITNFTENIVEIQDGFVSSSIYIKNNEIFNKKIRDLSFRSKYNVLVSLIKREDKFFLSSGDFEIQENDLITFIGKLEDIIDVTEFCTRVNNKNK from the coding sequence ATGAAACTATTTAGAAAAGTAAGAGAAATTTGTGTAATAGGAATTGGACGTTTTGGACAAGCAATAGTTCAAAAACTTTTATCGGATAGAAATAGCAATATAAGATTGGTTTTAATTGATCAAGATGAAAAGCATTTATTGCAATTTAAAGATGAAGTGGACAGTATTTATATCGCTGACTGTGCGGATAGAAAAACATTAGAATCATTAAATGTTAAAGAATTTGATGTTGTAATAGTTGCTACGTCAAATAATATAGAAATAGTGGCCGCACTTTCTGAAATTGGCGTTAAAACAGTTATTGCAAGAGCATCAAACTCACGTCATTCAAGAGTTTTAAGACAAATTGGAGTAACTTGAATAGTTTCACCAGAAGAAGAAACTGGCAAAAAAACGGCCATTTTAGTATCTGATAATGCAATCACTAATTTTACAGAAAACATCGTTGAAATTCAAGACGGATTTGTCAGTTCATCAATATATATAAAAAACAATGAAATTTTTAATAAAAAAATTAGAGATTTATCTTTTAGAAGTAAATATAATGTTTTAGTTTCATTGATTAAAAGAGAAGATAAGTTTTTCTTGTCTAGCGGAGATTTTGAAATTCAAGAAAACGATTTGATCACTTTTATTGGTAAATTAGAAGACATTATTGACGTGACAGAATTTTGTACAAGAGTAAATAATAAAAATAAATAA